Genomic segment of Salvia hispanica cultivar TCC Black 2014 chromosome 2, UniMelb_Shisp_WGS_1.0, whole genome shotgun sequence:
TATAGTTGTGCAGTGTACTTTAACTCGTTGTTGGTAACTTACCCCATTTAATTTGTGGTATGTATGAgattaatgataaataaatttgaaggaGCTAggcattaaataaataaaaatactatagtaGGAGTACCAAGTCAATCTCCTCCTTAGTGGCAGAATCCATATATCTCCCACTTTTGAGCACCGTAATTAACCCACGTGAGCTCGCTACTGCTATAGCTAACCGGGTGGCGAGTATCGGGTTACTGTTGCaatccaatatatatatatataagaaggagtattaaactattaatttaatttcttttaaaaaaatactccaccttcgaagaaaaagaatgaagGCAGAAACTCCGAGAACACACAATCCCAAAATTGCCCATTTTGGAAGAGCGTGCGTCCCATTTTGCTTCTGTTGCTGTACAGAGCggatgttaaatttttatacacatttatctctattttatcgAATTTTGgcacattttttataatctcTAATTAAATCAAGCATCTTCATAGCTACACGTCTGTATATAGATTTATACTCCAATAATGACtgaatagtactccctccgtctcccaTTAATTGTCCATTTCGATTACGGCATAAATTTTcagaaatataaaagaaagtgagttataaaatttagtggaataagggtctcattttaatttattgattttataataaaatgtgagtagaataaGTGAAAGTGGACAAATAATGAGGGACAGatgaaaatggcaaaagtagACAATTAATGAGAggcagagggagtaattatagaagtatttaatgaagtggTTTTCAAACGATTTACTTGTTCTGAGTAACGTGACTTGTATAAGTAATCAAAATTGGCTTATTGCATAAGAACATGTGTTTACCTATAACACAaccaacacacacaaaaaatgttcaattttggaaataacgCAATACCTCTTGATGCCTCTCAAGAGTGGCGAAATGACCCTCCATATCTTGTTTAAATTTGGTCCATATTTCCTCGCATCTCGATGGGGGGATCACAGTCAAGTGAGGAGGGGCCTATTTTATAAATCATATACCACAAAAGgattgaatataattatacaAGACCAGTCAAATTAattcagaaaaataaatgaggtCAGGATTTGTAAATTACTATACTAACATTTTCCCATATAACTGAAGAAGGAGAATCTGCTGAAATCCCATCGCCGCTAATTGCATTCAAGAGAAACCCAGAACGTAGCACTCTTTGTACGACAACGACGTTTGGATCATCTAAACGTATTACAGCCATTGCCGACAACATATCCAAACACTGCATACACACAAAACTTACAAAAGGTTTAAGACATAGGTGTACTAAGAAAGCCTCAATTACCTGATGGTAGGCCTCCTCCTTATTCGACATCGTATTGCCGCCTATCGCTAAAGCAAGAATGAAcctaaaattatgaaatacaATGAGGTTAAacatggattaattaattactcctaatAAATATACTAGCCATGCATAGCTTGTGGAATTTATTAACCTCTCTCGCATGCGTTTTTCGACTTTATGAGATTCATCTCTAAAACAGGTCACCACTCTGTCTCTAGCATGTTTCTCTAAATCAGTTACGATTCCCTCAATTTGTTCATTCTCCGCTCCAAATATACCAACAACCGCCAGTTTAGCTGGCCTTTTCTTAGTCTCCATGAAACTTCTAATACAACCCCATTTGTCCGTCACACTCCCATCTGTTACAACGTTCATCACTTTTGTAGTAACACTAGTGGAGAGTTCATCCTGCGTataaatcatcatcatcgtcacATACGTAGTAtgttttactattataaagATACAATACATAAAGTTTGGACAAATTATGATTTGCACGCGACATCTATTTTACtaggagtattattaataatttataccCGTAGCTGACTGAGTGCATGTTCTTTTATTTCACGGAGAAGTCGTTCACGCACAGCTGAAGCATCGTCCTCCCATTTTGCCTGCTCTATGGTAGCATAatctgaaaattaaataatgtacatatatgaaatattaatatattatgcaATTAAACCTGATTTatcttaaaaacaaataatgtgGCATGTAATTATATATGGTGCACCTGAACATTGCTGATCAAACTGCACCACACAAGATTCATAGCATGTCTGAAATGACTCAAATGCAGATAGAGAAAAATTTTGTATGCGAGCTATGAGTTGAGTCGTGAAGCTTTGCAGCGTCTCGGATCGAAGATGACCCAACGTATTAATATAAGCAGGAAATACCACCTAATTTATTAACCACAATTATATAGAGAATAATATTAGTATGCGTGATTGGAATTTATACTATGCATACGAAACATAAACACACAAAAGTATTAACTGTACGTCTGTACCAATAACAAAAGTCACTAAACATAATTTTCTCGATTTAGATCTCTATTTAAAAACTTACGTACCTTTAGTGCTTTTGACGTCAGATCTTGGCGTTTAGAGCTTCTGACTTCAAGTACTTGTTGATCGTACCTTCCATTAGTACTACTTTCAAAATTCAAGGTTTCCTTATCATATCTATCAAAAGTCGAAATTGTTAATTACTGCGCcatgaatcattattattaataattatatatctatatataatgagagttcaaaaaaatttcttatcATATAATTATGCAGTAGTATTAATATTCGCTTACTCGGTGAGATACATAGTCAAGATAGAGTTTGTTTGTGCACCGAACTCCTTCACAACTTGAGTTTTTGCATTTTGTTCTAATTCTAACCAAGCCTGCGCGTATTAATAAGTACTAATGAattacaaattcaattaaactaaattttaagGGAATCAAGTAATGATATATCCATTTTGATATGGTATACATAATAAGAAAGCCGTTGAGATAAAGCTTCGTCGTCTCTGACTTACCTTATTTTTCTAGTATTCATAACAACTAAGCTTTTTCGTGGTGAATTAACCCTATTTAATTTGGTCACAATCAAACTAGTACTACTTCTTAGCTATGAATTACTGATTCCACTTTCCCGCGTACAATATTAGTATTTCACAGGCACATTGACATAATAGTATTAGAGAACTTTAAGCCAtaattgactttttttttgtaatcttTACATGGTACCAATTATATAAACGTATACCAAAATAGTGTATTTAGTTTTATCAAGAAGATgtgcataaattaaataaaaagcaaattaaaataaacctgGTTAGATTCAAAGAGCCTCAACTTGTCAATGACAATCTCTTCACATCTTGTTGTGGCAACCATGAGCTGAAAAAGCAGTTGTATTATGCATGACCATTTCGAAAAACACacagaattaattaatactataatggcatgtttggtaggggtgataactcatctacGGATGGAAATCCATGAACAAAAATGTCCTAAACCCTAATCcatgaacaaaaatgtcatttttgttCATGGATTTCCATCCGTAGATGAGTTATcagtgtgatcaattgctaactttcttaagttgttaATTCATCAAcgcaatatattaaaaatgtcaacacgatgacattaaaatatcaatacatgatttcgttgaacttcaatataatgtgttgatattatgtgttgacattttaatgtatcgtgttgatatttttaatacactgcattaatgagttagcagagttagcaatttaaatagttaacaATATAACGCACTTTCTcggcggcacgggttttaaaaaatgttaagaaaagtgggtggaaaaaagttagtggaatagaagTCTCGCttgtatatatttgttttaaatgaaatgtgagtgaaatgagttagtggaaggtgggatcatattaccaattatggtaaaagtgaaccaggactcctattcgcggacagactaaaatgggaaaacgggactcctattcgcggacggagggagtaatatgataatatttgtggttttctttatattaacataatgtattataaatagagggaacatctttttaggtccacgaactttgccaaagtatcattttaggtccgtgaactttgaaaatatcattttaggttcGTGAACTAcaagttaatatcatttgagatattttgaactttttctggacgaaaatgcccttaagGTAAAGGGCAATTTGGACAATTCTTTCGCTACTCATCTTGCATCAAAGACCTAGagtccaacaatttttttactactatttaattcaGTTACCatccaaattgaatttaaatataattaaaatttaccgTAAAAAATATGTGTTAGTTTTCCAATTATTAGatgactaattatttaatgatagTGATTTGAGACttgatactttattttattttttcaatctaaacTGCATTTTAATAACTTGCAATAGGTGATGAGTAAAttctatttagtttatttattttgaaattagataGCTATTAATTTGGATTGTCATTCGGAGATGAATTTCAAATGGAGATCAATTAACatctaaattgaatttaaatataaaaatgtgcCGTTAAAAATAGTTGGATTCTATGTCTATGACGAAAGATGATTGGTAAAAGAATTGTCCAAATTGATCTTTGAAttaagggcattttcgtcccaaaaaaattcaaaatacctcaaatgatattaactcatagttgatgaacctaaaatgatattttcaaagtttacggacctaaaatgatactttggaaAAGTTCGTGGACttaaaaagatgttccctcttataaatatcaacacaatgacaTATGTATTTCAACATaagtattgaaattttttggcaTTTGTTGATATAAAACTACTTATCAATATTtacgaaatttaaaataaaaattataaaatctcatCATTCGATCATCGtcagaacatatgcaattaagatctcgttggaatccttgtAAAATTTCCTTtcatttgatataatttttgtaaaaaaaataatttaaatcaagaaagttaatgtaaatttaaaattttgaaataattttgagGAGAAAGAAAGTGGTTAATGCTTGGTTTTAGTTAGAGATTGGAGATTAGTTAGTTGATCCTCTATGTGCACACACACGCACGTAGGGTTATAATATAGTCCATAAAAAACAAGCAAAGAGTAGACGTGCAAACCAACCTTCCCAATTCTGCATTCATTGCTTTAAAGTCTGTACCGAATAGATGATTCAACAAAGTACTTTTTCCTGCACCAAAATAAGCATAGTTCTAGTTTTTAATGTACGCGAGTGCGTGCTCGAGAGGGTAAGAAAGCATCGCTGGTGTTATGCCTAAGCCTATATAATTTACTGTCGGAATAGAGGCAAAAATCATACCACTGGACTGCGGGCCGACGATGGCAATGACCGGAATAGAGGCAGCAGCGTCTCCGATAAAGTCCTCGAAACCTGACTCGTTGAAATCTCCTTCGCCGTTGATCAATTCCATCGATTGAGAATTTTCCGGCGCCATTATCATCTGTAGCAAAATATACTCCCGTTCAACCTTTATTTATAGTGTTTTGGAATATCCAGCCCTATGAGAAGTGGTCCCATGtcctttatttcattttggtgtgacatattattatttttttgcttaaaTGAGttatatgacatttttttaagtaataaTGGAGTATGTATAGCAATAACGATGAAATTGatataaattactccattaCTAATAGAATaatcttcttttatttttaataggtTTCTCACGGAAATAATTATAGTCATTCAGACATTATATAGAGTAATATGTAAACGACCATATTAtgagtaatatatatttatttacactACTCGTTATTTTAGTTGTAAAACTTATCAACTATGAACAATTATGACACATAAAATTCGTTTactcattaaaaattaaaaattacaaatttattgaaGATGAATTAATTTAGAGTTTGGAgttatatataagaaaaaaaaaagttaagaaGTGGcatttacaaataatttagaattaaaaaaaataggtgaACTTTGAGAATTAAGAAGcacaaaacatatcaattgGTGGCACAAACTATATCAGTTGACAGTAGAAAATATATCAGTTGGAGCCACTGATATgcatagtactactaattaactGATAAATCGGATACTTTTCAAAGTTCTCAATAGATCTCAGTCAATCACAACTTTAAATCGATGTGAGATAAGGACAAAGGGTCTCAAGGTAATATATCGTAAATACTTAgaaatagtacaaaattacCTGATGGTAGGCCTCCTCCTTAGTCGACATCGTGCTGCCGCCCATCGGCCCAAAAGCAAGAAcgaatctaaaattaaaagtaatctAGGTCAAaacatagataaaataattactactccctccatcccatatgttaataaataatgtcATGTACTACtctctaaaaattttaagttatggCACAATTGTGAAAGTGTCATAAGTTATGTTTTAATTAGCCAACTTTATAAGTTGTGGGATAAATCAGAAGTCAACTAAAATTTACTATCTCCGTCctccaaaatttgctacactttgacccgacacgggttttaagaaatgtaatagaaagtgagttgaaaaagttggtgggatgtgggtcctacttttaaagtattagttttataataaaatgtgagtaggaacgaaatagtggaatatgaggtccactaccaaaaatggtaaaagtgaagtgtatcaaattttcagggactgaccgaaatagtaaactgtatcaaattttcagggacaaagatagtataatttaattgaaaatttttccaTAATTAATTGGCATATTTGTAAGCTaataatgaattcaaaatcATGATTATACTTATATACTGATCATTGTGATGATTTTTAAACTTAGTTCCTTATACTTTCGAAGTAGCATAAATCCACTCtttcaataattcaatttactttgaggaagaggaagaagactaattaattaaacaaaattattttattttaaaagttacaGATAGCTATTGAGAAAGGTGCCGTGTATCTATGCACATGTGCAACTCGTATTAAACTACTACAGAGAAAGGTGCCGGTGTATTAGTATTTCGTagaatatcttattttaatttctagtgGAGATAGTCACAAATTAACAAACTAAACACTTGGATATAAGTATTGAAATGCTACTGTCTTATTCTACCTACCACTTTTTTACTTAACAAACAAGCATttatttatactcctataaacactaaaattataattaattaagcttaTTCTTTACAATTCTGGTTCCATCACTCTGCAACCGATACATTTTTATAgtagtgaaaaataatttgactTAGCTTTCGATAGTTAGGTGGATTGAGTGATTCTTTCTTAATAACTTCTCGGTGcgtttatataaaaaaaatggaaatacaaATATTGTATTGAGTGAATAATAGTAGCAACAAAGTCAGTTCATTCACAACTGTCCTTTTAATACTTGAAATGCATCCTCATTGGCCAACATTTGgaatatttctttcttttcttccgtTTGTTGATTCTGTTCTAAATCATGCATTATATtttgtctttgtttttttcctaatataatatgaaaaaaaaataattcaaatggTGAATCATCGGAATTCAACCAGTCATGGATCTTCTTCCTCTAAGAAAACCGATATGATGCCTTTTCTAGTCCTATGAGAATAATGATCAGAACAAACTGCAAAATCAATTTATGTGACTTCATTGCAGGCGTCGCAGGCGGGAAAAATAGGAATAGACAAAGATGCATGTCTTTAATTGATTGGGAGCCATGtttatctaaaatttatttttaaaaggtGAAAGCCCCTTCATACGTAAAAACGTACTTagtttaaaatcaaatacaatagtcctaaaatattttattactatatgtCTATATCACACCATAGTCCAAACTATTTACTTTCTTCTTATTTCTGGAGGAGTATATAAAACCATACACCAAGtcatttgtttcatttcaAGTGCTTTGCCGTTGGTTGAAGTCCGTATCGAACCGGTGAACAAAATGCACTATTTCTAAACCAAATGCACTGTTTCTGAACTAAGAAAACATCACCGTTTCAACCCTAtcataaaaagaagaagaagatgccTTAATAAATGACGATTTTACATGAGGCGGTCGGAAAACCCATCTGCAATCATCTTCAGGGCGACAAGAGCGGCCAGGTGAGATACGACAACAAATTCAAACGGCATTGATGAGGGGAGTAGTTTATAAGGAAATTAAACGCTTcgtgtttttttattagaaagTGACATTGTTTGGAGTTGAATGTTCCCCCCCTATCTCTATGCAATTGATACAATCCCAATACACAAACTTTGAATGGTGAATGCTTTGTTGTGAGGTGGTTTCAAATTGGATTCTCCATATTCCACTTTAAGGAATACCATTAATTTGTGATAATTCCTCAATCTACGATCCTAATTTCGTAGAAAAGATGttctttatttatgtattgtGTATATAATGTAAATTTGGGATTTTTGAGGATTTGATTCATAAGTATAGATAAAAACCCCGTCTCTAGGCAGGGTCGACAACCTTAAATCCGCGAAAAAAGGGTCTTGATGCTGAAAAACAGAGTATTTGATCATACATTAAAATTGTACTCCTATACAAAAGTAAACACTCtttaataaatctaatataaataaaaataaaatgaaaacaatcatACTAAGCCCatggaaatagaaaaaaatgaaaactcacTGGCTGGGCCTTGTCAAAACTCCTGGGCTTAACCCCAACTAGGAAAAAGAGTACCAactaaaatgatgaaaaaaaatactcaaaatCAGTCCCACAAATATTGTCCTACTTTGatcgggcacgagttttaagaaatgaaatgaaaagtgagttaaaaaaattagtggaatgtgagttttacttttatatattagttttataataaaatgtgagtatggatgagttagtggaatatggggtccactaccaaaaatggtaaaaaaatgaaatgggacaaactttgtgggatggaccgaaatggaaaattgggacaatttttgtgggacggatggagtatttcattggaataaagtaaattaattcAGAATAATTCTATCAAATAAAGATGCATAGCTATGTTGCATCTTTAACAACGACAATTTTACTACAAGGTCAATATCTTAATTCGTTTGGTACTGTTGTTGCTACTACTAATCAAGTTGATGTTGATCTGAAATCTGTTGATCAAAATGCTTATAAGATTCACCGGcgcaccaccaccaccatcgcAAAACTCATTAGGCAGGAATCatgtggagtattattatCGTGATTACGAtcagtatatattaataactATGCATAAGATATTTCAAGCTAGATCGATAAATTTTAATAGCAACAAGTCTCCATTGTACTATCAACTGACAGGCTTCACATACGATccttaaataatttatgaattatgaattgtaattcttaaaagaaaatcctttgatgaagaaaaataaaatactaagcATACATAATAGTCGTATACAAAAGCAAGCACTCATCGTCATAAATTCGTATacaagaaggaaaaaaataatccgaAAGACATTCAAAACACGTGAGAGTCACAAATGAGAACTCACGGGCCGGGCCTCGTTAAAACCTCCCTTGGGAAAAACCCTCAGGTAGGAAAAAGAGTACCATTATTTAAACACCCAAGTGAAATAGTAGACTCCAACTAAAAGACTCAAACCTGTAATGAGGACACACGTTTCATGATTTCTAAATTTAAGCAACAACCGTGTACTATATTGAGGCACTTAAATGCTGCATCCAAATATTCGTGCACATATGCCTTTAACTTAGGATATCTGCTTAGAATATCATTCtgcaaaagaaaatgttaGGATTAGTTGATACTAACAATGAATATTCAAAgggaaaattttattttttcaatggaattaattttcattatgaTGAAGGCATCACTTTCTGCATTCAGTGATGATGTTTTCACATTCTTATAATCATATAGTATAGTAtatgagtgtgtgtgtgtgtgttgtgtgtgagggagagagagataaagtgAGAATGCATATTTTGGTGACAAATGTGAATGATGAACAACGAAAATTTGTGCTTCTAAGTAGGCTGAGATCTAGGTGTATGAGCAATCAACTAGTGTagatagtactctctccgtccttgacaatttttatatttccgttcatcccacaaaatttgttttcaccttttaccatttttggtagtgcattcc
This window contains:
- the LOC125208387 gene encoding protein ROOT HAIR DEFECTIVE 3-like isoform X2, with amino-acid sequence MVATTRCEEIVIDKLRLFESNQAWLELEQNAKTQVVKEFGAQTNSILTMYLTEYDKETLNFESSTNGRYDQQVLEVRSSKRQDLTSKALKVVFPAYINTLGHLRSETLQSFTTQLIARIQNFSLSAFESFQTCYESCVVQFDQQCSDYATIEQAKWEDDASAVRERLLREIKEHALSQLRDELSTSVTTKVMNVVTDGSVTDKWGCIRSFMETKKRPAKLAVVGIFGAENEQIEGIVTDLEKHARDRVVTCFRDESHKVEKRMRERFILALAIGGNTMSNKEEAYHQCLDMLSAMAVIRLDDPNVVVVQRVLRSGFLLNAISGDGISADSPSSVIWENAPPHLTVIPPSRCEEIWTKFKQDMEGHFATLERHQEKQNGTHALPKWAILGLCVLGVSAFILFLRSNPILATRLAIAVASSRGLITVLKSGRYMDSATKEEIDLNDILSRYPNLMSYVHENLDAAYKCLNIAQRIINRVTPVLA
- the LOC125208387 gene encoding protein ROOT HAIR DEFECTIVE 3-like isoform X1, with protein sequence MVATTRCEEIVIDKLRLFESNQAWLELEQNAKTQVVKEFGAQTNSILTMYLTEYDKETLNFESSTNGRYDQQVLEVRSSKRQDLTSKALKVVFPAYINTLGHLRSETLQSFTTQLIARIQNFSLSAFESFQTCYESCVVQFDQQCSDYATIEQAKWEDDASAVRERLLREIKEHALSQLRDELSTSVTTKVMNVVTDGSVTDKWGCIRSFMETKKRPAKLAVVGIFGAENEQIEGIVTDLEKHARDRVVTCFRDESHKVEKRMRERFILALAIGGNTMSNKEEAYHQCLDMLSAMAVIRLDDPNVVVVQRVLRSGFLLNAISGDGISADSPSSVIWENAPPHLTVIPPSRCEEIWTKFKQDMEGHFATLERHQEQQKQNGTHALPKWAILGLCVLGVSAFILFLRSNPILATRLAIAVASSRGLITVLKSGRYMDSATKEEIDLNDILSRYPNLMSYVHENLDAAYKCLNIAQRIINRVTPVLA
- the LOC125208387 gene encoding protein ROOT HAIR DEFECTIVE 3-like isoform X3, which gives rise to MVATTRCEEIVIDKLRLFESNQAWLELEQNAKTQVVKEFGAQTNSILTMYLTEYDKETLNFESSTNGRYDQQVLEVRSSKRQDLTSKALKVVFPAYINTLGHLRSETLQSFTTQLIARIQNFSLSAFESFQTCYESCVVQFDQQCSDYATIEQAKWEDDASAVRERLLREIKEHALSQLRDELSTSVTTKVMNVVTDGSVTDKWGCIRSFMETKKRPAKLAVVGIFGAENEQIEGIVTDLEKHARDRVVTCFRDESHKVEKRMRERFILALAIGGNTMSNKEEAYHQCLDMLSAMAVIRLDDPNVVVVQRVLRSGFLLNAISGDGISADSPSSVIWENAPPHLTVIPPSRCEEIWTKFKQDMEGHFATLERHQENDILSRYPNLMSYVHENLDAAYKCLNIAQRIINRVTPVLA